Genomic DNA from Pseudomonas helmanticensis:
GGATCCCAACCGAGCAGGGCCAGCATGATCTGCCGCGCCTCGCCATCGCGGCTCTGGTCCAGCGCCACATAGCAGTGAAAATGCGTGCCGGAATTCGGGTAGTGCACGGCGGTGACGGCGGGGAACCGTGCCTTGAGTTTTTCGTTCATTTCGGCTTCGCGGGGCAGGCGGGCGAGGGTCAGGTGTTCGGCGTAGCGGCCACCCATCACGTCGACCAGCCAGGCGTCTTTGCGCTTCAACAGGGTGTCGACGCGCAGCACATTGTTGGTCGAACGATCCGAGGAATAACCGCTGAATTCGCCGAATGGGCCTTCCTCGGCGTAGGCCGCCGGGTCAATCGCGCCTTCGAGAACGAACTCGGCGTACGCCGGTACACCGATGCCGTAGCGCGGGGTTTTCACCAGTTCCAGCGGCGCACCAAACAGCCCGCCAGCGACGGCGCGTTCATCGGCGCCATAGGGCAAGCGTGCAGCGGCGGCGAGCATGAACAGCGGATGCGCTCCGACGACCATTGCCACGCGCAATTCTTCACCACGTTCGCGCGCGGTTTGCAGCATCCGCCACAGGTGTCCGCGTGAGTGCAGACTGGTGGCGAGGGCTTGGCGGGCGTGGCGCATCGAGCGGTGATAGCTCATGTTGGCGATGCCGGTCAGCGGGTCTTCGGCGATGATGATCGCGTTGGTGATGTACGGGCCGCGATCGCTGTCGAAATGCTTGAGCATCGGCAACAGCGCCAGATCCAGCGCTTCGCCTTCGAAGACTTCATCGAGGATCGGGCCGCTCTCCACGTAACGCGGTGCGATCGGATTATTGGCGCGGGTCTGGAAGGTTTCGTGCAGCTGCGCCGGCGTTACGCCGAACAGCCGGGCGATGCGGGTCCGCGAGGCGAACATATTGCTTGCCACCGGCACGCCGAGGTGGCCGACGTTTTCGCAGATCAGCAGAGGATCGCGGCCCTGGGCGGCGAGGGCATCGACCAGGGCGGTGACGTCCTGATCGGCAGAAATGGCTTGGGTGATGGTCAGCACATCGTCCGGGTACTCACGGCGATAGGCGTCGATGAACACGTGAAAGTCCTGAGAATCGCCGAGCGTCGAACGGGTCATGGTTTCACCTCGTAAAAAGCAGGCACGCAGGGGTGATAGAGCGTTCGCGCGGCCAGCCGTTGGCCTGCCGGTCGAGCGAAACGCCGGGTCATCTTCGTGCCTGTAAAGTCGCTGTGTGTCGGTCGTAACACTGACCCCTGTGGGAGCGAGCCTGCTCGCGAATGCGGTATGTCATTCAACGTTAATGGCGACTGATCCACCGCTTTCGCGAGCAGGCTCGCTCCCACATTGGGTTTTGTGTGTGGCTACAGGTAGGTGGTGGTCAGGCGTATGTCGGCCTCGGCCAGGTCTTTGGGCGGTGGCGTCGGTTCGATCCCGCACAACCTTGCGATGTTGTTGCCCAGGTAATCCTCGAGATGATCCTCATCAATCCCCAAGCCCTGCGGTGCCGGCGAGCACAGCACCTCCAGCTCGCGCAGCCACATCCCCGGCTCATTCGGCGGCGAATCCGTGCCGAAGACGATCTTGTTACGCGGCAGTTCCTTGGCGAACTCGACGATCCGCGACTGGAAGCACCAGCCCGATTCGCAGTACACGTTCGGCGTGTCCATGGCCATCCAGAACGCTTCGAACGAGTAGTTGCCGCCGGTCTGGATACCGAAATGGCCGATGATGAAATTGACCATCGGGAACTCGCGGATGATCGGGTAGAACATCGTCGGAATCGTGTACGGGCCGTCGCCGGTGTGGATCAGCACAACGATGTTGTACTTGGCGCAGACCTTCATTGCCGGACGCAGCCAGTCGAGTGCGCGATCCGGGCGATAGCCGTGCATGTTGGCGTGCAGCTTGAGCATCTTGAAACCGTATTCCTTGATGTGGAATTCCAGCTCCGCCGCACCGTTTTCCGGTCCCCAGCGCGGGTTGAAGTTGAAGTTGCCGATGAAGCGATCCGGGTACTTCATGCACAGTTCGGCGATGTACGACATGTAGTCGCGCACGCCTTCGCGGCCCCGGCGGTTGCCGTCGCGATAACCGGTGTTGCCCGGTGGCGGCTGGATGAAACCCATGTCGATGCGACGTGGTTTACCGTTGATCATGTACGGGCCGTCCATCAACTTGAGCATGCGCTCGCCAGTGAACGGTTCGCCGGTGTGGCGCCAGGCCTCGTCGACCAGATTTGTTGGGTGCAGATGGGTGTCGATGATCATCGGTTCAGCTCCTGGCCAGTTGAGTGGTGACGGGACGCTTGAGTTGCGCCTCTGCTTCGGAAACGGAACGGGGTGGCGGGGTCGGTTCGAGGCCGATCATCCGCGCGGTGTTGTTGCCCAAATAGTCTTCGAGGGTGTCCTCGTCGAGATTCAGGCCTTGTGGCGGCTCGTGGCAGAGCACTTCGAGTAGGCGCAGCCACATGCCCGGTTCGTTCGGCGGCGTGTCGGTGCCGAAGAGGATCTTGTGCGTCGGCAAGACCTTGGCAAATTCGACGATCCGCGATTGCAGGCACCAGCCGGATTCGCAGTAGACGTTGGGCAATTCCATCGCCCATTGCATCGGTTCGAACACGTAGACGCCGCCGGTCTGCACACCGAAATGGGCCATGATGAAATTGACGTTGGGGAATTCCTTGATCATCGGCACCCATTCCGACGGGATGCTGTACGGCCCGTCGCCGGTGTGCAGCTTGACCGGAATGCCCAGCTCGGCGCATTTCTCGAAGCATGGGCGTACCCAGTCGAGCGCACGGTCAGGACGGTAGGCGTGCATGTTGGCCTGCATCTGCACCATGCCGAAACCGTGTTCCTTGACGTAGCGCTCGATCGCTTCGACGCCGTTTTCCACGCCGCAGCGCGGGTTGTAGACGAAGCAGCCGATGAAGCGATCCGGGTAGGTCTGGACCATTTTCAGGGTGTAGGCCATGTAAGCGTCGATGGATTCACGGCCGGTGAGGTCGCCGTCGGTCCAGGTGTAAATCGTGTTGCCTTGCGGCGGCTGGATGAAGGCTTTGTCAATGCGGCGAGGCTTGCCGTTGACCATGTACGGGCCATCCATCATCTCCAGCAGACGCTCGCCGGTGAACGGGTCACCGTCATGCCTCCAGGCGAGGTCCACGAGATCCGTGGGATAGCAGCTGATATCGATGATCATTGCAGTCGATCTCCTGATAGCGGGGAAGGGAGCCTTGCGGCTCTCGGCATCCACGTCCCGGGCAATCGGCCGTTGCTATGCGCAAGACACGCGCATTCCCTCGCCTGTTCGCATCCGGCCCGGGTGGGTGGCTGCTGAGGGCGAGTATTGGAAGGCGGGGTTGGGTTCGTACAATATTAATTGGGCGGGGTGGTGATATGCGTTCGATATGGGCAGATCAGGAGCTACCCTCACCCCAGCCCTCTCCCGGAGGGAGAGGGGGCCGACCGAGGTGTTTTTCGCGATGCATCGACCTGAGAAACCGAGTCGATTATGGATTCGGTGAGGCAGATTCAGGTCGACGATTTTCTGAAGCATCCCCCTCTCAGATCGAGTCGATTATAGATTCACAGCTGATCTCTCAAGTCGGTGTAACTCTTCAATATCCCCCAATCAGTCCCCTCTACCTCTGGGAGAGGGTTAGGGTGAGGGCTGGATTTCAAGCGTACACAAAGCCAACTGTTTGATGATTTCAACCACCGGCGCCACACGTTCAGCCTGCCCATGTGGCCACACGGCGTAGAGGTTGTAATGCGCGGCAATCTGCGCCTCGTTCAACGCCACCAACCGCCCACTGCGCAACGCATCGGCCGCCAATAATCCGCGCACCAGCCCCGCTCCAACGCCAGCCTCTGCAGCGGCGATAAGGTTGGCAGCATTATCAAAAATCACCCGCGCCGGCGGCTCGGTCGGCGTCATCCCGGCCGCATCCAGCCACGGAATCCACGACCGCCGCGTATACCCCAACAACGGCAACTGAAGAATCTGCGCCGGACTCAACGGCACCTGCAAACCATAGCGCTCCAGCAATTCCGGCGAGGCCACCGCCAACACTCGGTCGCCACAAATCTGCGTCATCTCGCAGTCATCCCAATCGCCATAGCCGTAGCGCAACGCCAGATCAACCCGCTCAAACGAGCTGCGATCACTGCGCGGCATCGACAGCAGCGTCACCTCGTAATCCGGCAGCCCGTCAAGCAACTGCGGCAAGCGCGGATTGAGCCAGCTCTGCGCCAGTTCGCTGTCCACGTCGAGGGTCAAACGCTGCGCCACGCTGCGGTTTTTCACCGAGGAAATCGCCCGGTCAATCTGCGCCAGACCATCCGACAAGACACTGGCAAACAACTGCCCGGCATCGGTCAGATTGCTGCCGCCGCCTTCACGCACGAACAGCGGCTGGCCGATGAAATCTTCCAGCGCGCGGATCTGCTGACTGATCGCACTGTGGGTCAGATCAAGTTTGCGCGCGGCGCTGGAAAAACTGCCGCTGCGCGCGGCGTGGATAAACGCGCTCATGGACTGCACCGACGGGTATCGCTTGTACATGTTGTTAGTCCTGCTTACAGCGGTTGGCAGAAATCGTCGCTGGCCGGGTTTTGCTCGGGGTTCCAATAATCGGTGACCAGGCCCGCACAAAGACGGGCCGCTCTTTTGGAGCCTGACAATGATTGCATTCACGGTTAACGGCGAACGACGCGAGCTGGATGAAGCGTCCTCCTCCATGCCCTTGTTATGGGTCTTGCGTGATCAACTGAAACTCACCGGCACCAAGTTCGGCTGCGGGATGGGCCTGTGCGGTGCCTGCACCGTGCACCTGGACGGCGTTGCGGTGCGTTCCTGCCAACTGCCAGCGGCCGCCGTCGCGGGCCATAGCATCACCACGATCGAGGGGTTGTCGCCGACACAAAACCATCCGCTGCAACTGGCCTGGGTCGCCGAAGATGTGCCGCAATGCGGCTACTGTCAATCCGGGCAGATCATGTCCGCTGCCTCGTTGCTCAACACCGGTGCGGCGGTGACTGACGATTCGATCCGCAATGCGATGTTCGGAAATATCTGCCGTTGCGGCACTTACGGGCGCATCAACAAAGCCATCAAACGCGCGGCGAATACGCCGAAGGAGGCCTGATGAGCCTCATCGACGACACCCGCCTCGAACTGCCGCGCCGGGTATTTCTCAAGCAAGCGGCGACCGTGGCTTCAGGCCTGGCGATTGCCCTGTACCTGCCGAGCGGTATTGCCGCCAGCGACCCGAAAGCCCCGGCACCGGCCAGCGAATTCGAGCCGAATGCCTGGGTGCGCATCTTCCCCGACGGCACGGTGAAACTGGTCGTACACAAGCACGATTCCGGCACCGGCACACAAACGGCATTGGCTGCGTGCGTGGCCGAAGAGCTCGACGTCAACCCGATGACCGTGCAGGTGATCACCCCGGAAGATCCATTCTTCGAAACCTACATTCATCCGATCTGGAAAGTCTTCTCGACTGGCGGCAGCACCAGCGTTTCCCTCGAATACGATCGCTTGCGCATGGCCGGCGCCACAGCGCGGGCGCTATTGATTACAGCAGCGGCGCAACAGTGGAAAGTCAGCCCCGACAGTTGCACCACCGAGGACGGTCGGGTGGTGCACGCGTCGAGCAAACGCAGCCTCGGCTACGGCGAACTGGTCGGCGTGGCGGCGCATCTGCCGGCGCCGACCCACGTCACCCTGAAAGACCCGACGCAGTTCAAATACATCGGCAAGCTGCGCCACAAGCGTGACGCAGCCGCCAAGGTCTGCGGGCGCTTCAAGTACAGCATCGACGTGCAACTGCCGGACATGCTGGTCGCAGTGATTCAACGTGCGCCAGTGGTCGGTGCAAAAGTGCTCAGCGTCGATTCAGCAGCCGCTCTGCAAGTGCCGGGCGTGCGTAAAGTGCTGACGATTCCGGGGCGTCCCGATGTGCTCGGCGGCAATCTGGAAGGCGTCGCGGTGTTGGCAGATACCTTCTGGGCGGCGCAGCAGGGCCGCAAAGTGCTGGAGATCAAGTGGAGCGATTCGCTGCTGGCCGGTTTTGACAGTGAACAGTTGTCCAGCGCTCAAGCCAAAGCCATCGGCGATCCTGCATCGCAAACCGTCAAAGCCATGACCCACGGTGATGTCGCCGGGCAATGGGTGGGCGCGGCGAAGCTGATCGAAGCCGATTACACCATGCCCTACAAAGTACAAAACCCGCTGGAACCGATCTGCATCACCGCGCAGGTCAAGGACCGCGCGATCACTTACTGGGGCGGCGTGCAGGTGCCGTCTTCAGCGCTGGAAGCTGCGCAGACCGTGTGCGGGATCGACAAGGCCAACGTGACCATTCATGAGTTGGTCTCTGGCGGCAGCTTCGGTGCGCGGGAGGCCAAATACTGGTTGTTCGAGGTCGCGTATCTGGCGCAGAAAACCGGCGTACCGGTGAAGTTGCTCAACAGTCGCGAAGACGAAATGCATGCGCTGTTCAATCACCCGGCGACCTTGCATCGGGTCAAAGGCGCGCTCGACGCTCAAGGCAAATTCACCGCGCTGCAACTGCACGCGGTGTCGCCAGCCTCGCCGGAGCAGTGGGAGCCGGGTTATTTCGAACGTCCAGACAAGATGGATTACAGCACCACCGAAGCGATCACCGCGTGGGACTTCGCCTATCGTCCGCCGCACCTGGAACTGAACTGGGTCAAGCACGAAAGCGATGTGCCGAGCGGTTGGTATCGCTCGGTGAGTTTCATCCCCAACGTGTTTGCCGTGGAAAGTTTCATGGATGAGCTGGCCCATGCGGCGGGCGAGGATCCATTGGCGTTCCGGCTGGCCAATATGCACGAGCGGCCTCGCCATGTCGCGGTGCTCAAACAGGCTGCCGAGCGCGCCGGATGGGGTCAGCCGTTGCCAGCGGGCACGGCGCTGGGGATCGCGACCAATCAGGGTTACACCAGTTTTATCGCGGTAGTCGCGCGGGTCGCGACGGTGGATGGCAAGCCGAAAATCGAGAAACTCACCTGCGTGGTCGATTGCGGTTTGGCCGTGTCGCCGGGCGGTGTCGAAGAGCAGATCTACGGCGGCCTGATGTGGGGCTTTGGTCATGCGTTGTTCGATCGACTCGAGATCAAACAGGGCAGGGTGGTGCAGAGCAATTTCCACGACTATCGCGTCACGCGCATGTCCGATATGCCGGCCACCGACATCCTGGTGCTTGACGGTGAACCGAGCAAACCCGGCGGCGTTGGCGAGTTGGGCAGCCCTTCGGTGGTGCCGGCCATCGCCAATGCCTTGTTCGCGCTGACCGGCGTGC
This window encodes:
- a CDS encoding UbiD family decarboxylase, whose product is MTRSTLGDSQDFHVFIDAYRREYPDDVLTITQAISADQDVTALVDALAAQGRDPLLICENVGHLGVPVASNMFASRTRIARLFGVTPAQLHETFQTRANNPIAPRYVESGPILDEVFEGEALDLALLPMLKHFDSDRGPYITNAIIIAEDPLTGIANMSYHRSMRHARQALATSLHSRGHLWRMLQTARERGEELRVAMVVGAHPLFMLAAAARLPYGADERAVAGGLFGAPLELVKTPRYGIGVPAYAEFVLEGAIDPAAYAEEGPFGEFSGYSSDRSTNNVLRVDTLLKRKDAWLVDVMGGRYAEHLTLARLPREAEMNEKLKARFPAVTAVHYPNSGTHFHCYVALDQSRDGEARQIMLALLGWDPYLKTVIAVDSDIDITDDSQVLWALATHFQPHLDIFIIDGLPGSPLDPSSSVNGTTSRMGLDATRGSGFDGIKAQLDQEVLERARALLKGLES
- a CDS encoding amidohydrolase family protein, giving the protein MIIDTHLHPTNLVDEAWRHTGEPFTGERMLKLMDGPYMINGKPRRIDMGFIQPPPGNTGYRDGNRRGREGVRDYMSYIAELCMKYPDRFIGNFNFNPRWGPENGAAELEFHIKEYGFKMLKLHANMHGYRPDRALDWLRPAMKVCAKYNIVVLIHTGDGPYTIPTMFYPIIREFPMVNFIIGHFGIQTGGNYSFEAFWMAMDTPNVYCESGWCFQSRIVEFAKELPRNKIVFGTDSPPNEPGMWLRELEVLCSPAPQGLGIDEDHLEDYLGNNIARLCGIEPTPPPKDLAEADIRLTTTYL
- a CDS encoding amidohydrolase family protein, with the protein product MIIDISCYPTDLVDLAWRHDGDPFTGERLLEMMDGPYMVNGKPRRIDKAFIQPPQGNTIYTWTDGDLTGRESIDAYMAYTLKMVQTYPDRFIGCFVYNPRCGVENGVEAIERYVKEHGFGMVQMQANMHAYRPDRALDWVRPCFEKCAELGIPVKLHTGDGPYSIPSEWVPMIKEFPNVNFIMAHFGVQTGGVYVFEPMQWAMELPNVYCESGWCLQSRIVEFAKVLPTHKILFGTDTPPNEPGMWLRLLEVLCHEPPQGLNLDEDTLEDYLGNNTARMIGLEPTPPPRSVSEAEAQLKRPVTTQLARS
- a CDS encoding LysR substrate-binding domain-containing protein; this translates as MYKRYPSVQSMSAFIHAARSGSFSSAARKLDLTHSAISQQIRALEDFIGQPLFVREGGGSNLTDAGQLFASVLSDGLAQIDRAISSVKNRSVAQRLTLDVDSELAQSWLNPRLPQLLDGLPDYEVTLLSMPRSDRSSFERVDLALRYGYGDWDDCEMTQICGDRVLAVASPELLERYGLQVPLSPAQILQLPLLGYTRRSWIPWLDAAGMTPTEPPARVIFDNAANLIAAAEAGVGAGLVRGLLAADALRSGRLVALNEAQIAAHYNLYAVWPHGQAERVAPVVEIIKQLALCTLEIQPSP
- a CDS encoding (2Fe-2S)-binding protein; its protein translation is MIAFTVNGERRELDEASSSMPLLWVLRDQLKLTGTKFGCGMGLCGACTVHLDGVAVRSCQLPAAAVAGHSITTIEGLSPTQNHPLQLAWVAEDVPQCGYCQSGQIMSAASLLNTGAAVTDDSIRNAMFGNICRCGTYGRINKAIKRAANTPKEA
- a CDS encoding xanthine dehydrogenase family protein molybdopterin-binding subunit, producing the protein MSLIDDTRLELPRRVFLKQAATVASGLAIALYLPSGIAASDPKAPAPASEFEPNAWVRIFPDGTVKLVVHKHDSGTGTQTALAACVAEELDVNPMTVQVITPEDPFFETYIHPIWKVFSTGGSTSVSLEYDRLRMAGATARALLITAAAQQWKVSPDSCTTEDGRVVHASSKRSLGYGELVGVAAHLPAPTHVTLKDPTQFKYIGKLRHKRDAAAKVCGRFKYSIDVQLPDMLVAVIQRAPVVGAKVLSVDSAAALQVPGVRKVLTIPGRPDVLGGNLEGVAVLADTFWAAQQGRKVLEIKWSDSLLAGFDSEQLSSAQAKAIGDPASQTVKAMTHGDVAGQWVGAAKLIEADYTMPYKVQNPLEPICITAQVKDRAITYWGGVQVPSSALEAAQTVCGIDKANVTIHELVSGGSFGAREAKYWLFEVAYLAQKTGVPVKLLNSREDEMHALFNHPATLHRVKGALDAQGKFTALQLHAVSPASPEQWEPGYFERPDKMDYSTTEAITAWDFAYRPPHLELNWVKHESDVPSGWYRSVSFIPNVFAVESFMDELAHAAGEDPLAFRLANMHERPRHVAVLKQAAERAGWGQPLPAGTALGIATNQGYTSFIAVVARVATVDGKPKIEKLTCVVDCGLAVSPGGVEEQIYGGLMWGFGHALFDRLEIKQGRVVQSNFHDYRVTRMSDMPATDILVLDGEPSKPGGVGELGSPSVVPAIANALFALTGVRQRSTPLSLG